Proteins from one Rhizobium sp. CB3090 genomic window:
- a CDS encoding capsular biosynthesis protein has translation MSAVVLRDMRTRFFNHGLGFLVVSIWPLGHMAGLLVIYHLTGRKAPVGQSINIFFATGLIPTLAFMYVSRFMSLSLIANRALFAFPVVKVIDVMMARAFLEIIAAVITMTIMIVILYIVGDDPAPYDPEQAVLAYLATLLFAIGIGSLVGVLVMFFEFFVTIYALLMIAVYISSGTLFLGSALPDTLSVPLSWNPIFQCTEWMRSAYFEGYDTRLLGREYLVAVGLCSLCLGLFLERVFRRKMFEG, from the coding sequence ATGAGTGCTGTCGTTCTTCGCGACATGCGTACCCGTTTTTTCAATCACGGTTTGGGCTTTCTTGTCGTCTCCATATGGCCTTTGGGGCATATGGCGGGCCTTTTGGTAATATATCACCTCACCGGACGCAAAGCGCCCGTCGGCCAGAGTATCAACATCTTCTTCGCGACCGGCCTCATTCCGACTTTAGCCTTCATGTATGTATCGCGATTTATGTCACTTTCGCTTATCGCGAACCGCGCTTTGTTCGCATTTCCCGTAGTAAAAGTAATTGACGTAATGATGGCCCGCGCATTTCTAGAAATCATCGCGGCGGTGATCACGATGACCATCATGATAGTCATTCTTTATATTGTTGGCGACGATCCGGCTCCATACGATCCGGAACAGGCTGTTCTCGCTTACTTGGCAACGCTGCTGTTTGCTATCGGCATTGGCAGCCTCGTTGGTGTCCTTGTTATGTTTTTCGAGTTCTTTGTCACTATCTACGCTCTACTGATGATTGCAGTCTACATATCCTCGGGAACCCTGTTCCTTGGTTCTGCGTTGCCGGACACACTCTCAGTACCACTGTCGTGGAACCCGATTTTTCAATGTACGGAATGGATGCGATCCGCTTATTTTGAAGGCTATGATACTAGGCTACTAGGCAGGGAATATCTCGTTGCAGTCGGGCTTTGCAGTCTGTGTTTAGGACTTTTCCTTGAAAGGGTGTTCCGTCGAAAGATGTTTGAGGGATAG
- a CDS encoding methyltransferase domain-containing protein — MEVEASGLQKLISDRRLVDREKVLEAAREAYDNADRFSALWNPGRGEISKSYNEKVASGFFEKYFNGGTVLDIDYSNEDNPLGLAIVKHAVRIDWGLPGMSRNSLSYGGESVDTVSSSHLLEMVMHPHSTIQEWFRVLKVGGFLVCFTAHQYLYEKRKFLPSAFNPFHAHFFTPAKLLQLFEEALEPNSYRLRHLQDNDLDYDYTVGPEQHSMGCYELEIVIEKIAKPQWDLA, encoded by the coding sequence ATGGAAGTCGAAGCAAGCGGTTTGCAGAAATTAATTTCCGATCGAAGATTGGTTGATCGTGAGAAAGTGTTGGAAGCCGCGAGGGAAGCGTACGACAACGCAGATAGATTTTCAGCGCTTTGGAATCCGGGGCGTGGCGAGATTTCAAAGTCTTACAATGAAAAAGTCGCGAGCGGCTTTTTTGAAAAATATTTCAATGGTGGGACTGTTCTGGATATCGATTATTCAAATGAGGATAACCCCTTGGGTTTGGCGATAGTTAAGCATGCTGTACGCATTGATTGGGGGCTGCCGGGGATGAGTCGAAACTCGCTTTCATATGGAGGAGAGAGTGTCGATACGGTTTCATCAAGCCATCTGCTCGAAATGGTGATGCATCCACATTCTACAATCCAAGAATGGTTCAGAGTGTTGAAAGTGGGCGGGTTTCTAGTTTGCTTCACCGCGCATCAGTACCTCTACGAGAAGCGCAAATTTTTGCCGTCTGCTTTTAACCCTTTTCACGCACATTTTTTCACGCCAGCCAAGCTGCTCCAGTTGTTTGAAGAGGCACTCGAGCCCAACAGCTACCGGTTGCGCCATCTACAAGACAATGACTTGGACTATGACTACACCGTCGGGCCGGAACAGCATTCAATGGGATGCTACGAGCTTGAAATCGTAATTGAGAAGATTGCGAAGCCTCAATGGGACCTCGCGTAG
- the cysN gene encoding sulfate adenylyltransferase subunit CysN has translation MRGLGQNSNQDIIPSEEVFARFQHQERSRDLLRLITCGSVDDGKSTLIGRLLWESQHLLDDQLAALEVESKRYGTQGGEIDFALLVDGLSAEREQGITIDVAYRYFSTPKRKFILADCPGHEQYTRNMATAASTADVAVLLVDARKGVLTQTRRHAYLASLLGVRHVVAAINKMDAVGYDEQIFDQICDEISTFTATFGFESITQIPISALHGDNIVRRTSHTPWYLGPTLIDLLETVEITRTPTDRLVIPVQWINRPNTDFRGISATIVEGTLKVGDEVRVTGSGQVARVAEIVTMDGTAQQAAEGTAVTFRLDRDIDVSRGDILSYAQRPLEMSDHIEATVIWMDADAGLIGRNYDIKLSTQWASASITSIKYHIDVDTLAHAAGRTLALNDIAVCNVSISRPLVFDNYSTSKTLGAFILVDRFTNATVAAGMIRHNLRRAQNVHRQMLSIARQDRERLNGHRGKVIWFTGLSGSGKSTLANALEMELHNQGKRTYILDGDNVRQGLNKDLGFTDADRVENIRRIAEVAKLMMDAGLIVLTAFISPFRREREMARELIGAENFLEVFVDTPLSICEERDPKGLYRKARDGKLPNMTGVNSPYEAPTSPDFTIEGEGMPLAESVKRLVNCVISD, from the coding sequence ATGCGCGGCCTGGGGCAGAACAGTAACCAAGATATCATACCCTCTGAAGAGGTATTTGCCCGTTTTCAGCATCAGGAACGGTCTCGGGATCTTTTGCGCCTTATTACATGCGGCAGCGTAGACGACGGCAAGAGTACCCTCATCGGTCGCCTTCTTTGGGAATCGCAGCATTTGCTGGACGACCAATTGGCGGCATTGGAAGTCGAATCGAAACGCTACGGTACTCAGGGCGGTGAGATCGACTTCGCTCTGCTGGTCGATGGCCTATCCGCCGAACGCGAACAAGGCATCACCATAGACGTAGCCTACCGCTATTTTTCCACGCCGAAGCGAAAGTTCATCCTCGCCGATTGCCCTGGTCATGAGCAATACACGCGTAACATGGCGACAGCAGCCTCTACCGCCGACGTCGCGGTCCTGCTTGTCGACGCGCGCAAAGGTGTTCTGACACAGACGCGCCGGCATGCGTATCTCGCCTCCCTGCTGGGCGTTCGGCACGTGGTCGCCGCCATAAACAAGATGGATGCGGTCGGATATGACGAGCAAATATTCGATCAGATATGCGACGAAATCTCGACGTTCACTGCCACATTTGGATTTGAGAGCATTACGCAGATCCCGATCAGCGCTCTTCACGGCGACAACATCGTCAGGCGCACCTCACATACCCCATGGTATCTCGGACCAACCCTGATAGACCTGTTGGAGACCGTCGAGATAACCCGCACGCCCACTGACCGACTTGTTATTCCGGTACAGTGGATAAATAGGCCAAATACGGATTTCCGAGGCATCTCGGCGACAATCGTCGAGGGAACGTTGAAAGTCGGGGACGAGGTCCGTGTGACGGGTTCAGGTCAAGTTGCGCGTGTAGCGGAGATCGTGACGATGGACGGAACCGCCCAGCAAGCGGCGGAAGGAACGGCGGTCACATTCAGACTAGATCGAGACATTGACGTTTCCCGCGGCGATATTCTTTCATACGCGCAAAGACCCCTGGAGATGTCTGATCACATCGAGGCGACCGTGATCTGGATGGATGCAGACGCGGGTCTGATCGGCCGCAACTACGATATCAAGCTGTCAACTCAATGGGCGTCGGCCTCGATCACCAGCATTAAATATCACATCGATGTCGACACACTAGCCCATGCAGCCGGTCGAACCCTGGCACTCAATGACATTGCCGTCTGCAACGTATCCATAAGCCGCCCGCTTGTTTTCGATAACTATTCGACATCGAAAACACTGGGCGCCTTCATTCTCGTAGACCGGTTTACGAACGCTACCGTGGCCGCCGGCATGATTCGCCACAACCTCCGACGTGCCCAGAACGTGCATCGCCAGATGCTATCGATCGCTCGCCAGGATCGCGAACGGTTGAATGGGCATCGGGGCAAAGTGATTTGGTTTACGGGGTTGTCTGGTTCGGGCAAATCAACACTGGCCAATGCCCTCGAAATGGAACTGCACAATCAAGGCAAGCGCACATATATCCTGGATGGCGACAATGTCAGGCAGGGTCTCAACAAGGACTTGGGCTTTACCGACGCGGATCGCGTGGAGAATATCAGACGAATCGCCGAAGTTGCCAAGCTGATGATGGACGCAGGCCTGATCGTTCTGACCGCTTTTATTTCACCTTTCCGCCGAGAAAGAGAGATGGCGCGCGAATTGATCGGCGCCGAGAATTTCCTGGAAGTTTTTGTCGATACGCCACTCAGCATCTGCGAAGAGCGCGACCCGAAAGGTCTCTACCGAAAGGCTCGCGATGGGAAATTGCCGAATATGACGGGTGTTAATAGTCCATATGAGGCGCCGACATCGCCGGATTTTACGATAGAAGGTGAAGGGATGCCGTTGGCGGAGAGTGTCAAGCGTTTGGTCAATTGCGTAATCTCCGATTAG
- a CDS encoding IS110 family transposase, whose protein sequence is MEKITIIGLDIAKHVFQVHGINGAGAIVCRRKLRRDDVVGFFKALPPCLIGIEACATGHHWARVLMALGHEVRLMPASYVKPYVKRQKNDATDAEAICEAVTRPTMRFVPVKSEEQQGVLMLHRVRELLIRQRTMLVNAFRGHLAEFGIVTRQGLAGVGMLMALVDDDDHDLIPPLARSALLPLIGQLREVHEKVSELDRQIHAWHRSNELSRRLEAIPGIGPITASAIAATVTDASLFKSGRQLAAWIGLVPRQNSSGGKDRLGRISKQGDPYLRRLLVVGAHAVLRFSRNGKTAPTRWAAELLAKKPYNVVAVALANKMARIVWALMTTGRRFEATAAV, encoded by the coding sequence ATGGAGAAGATTACCATAATTGGTCTGGATATCGCCAAGCATGTATTTCAGGTTCACGGGATCAATGGTGCTGGCGCGATCGTGTGCCGCCGCAAGCTGCGCCGCGACGATGTCGTTGGATTCTTCAAAGCATTGCCGCCATGCCTGATCGGAATCGAGGCATGCGCGACTGGACACCACTGGGCTCGGGTTCTTATGGCGCTGGGTCACGAGGTTCGGCTGATGCCGGCATCTTACGTCAAGCCATACGTGAAGCGGCAGAAGAATGACGCCACGGATGCTGAGGCGATTTGCGAGGCGGTGACGCGGCCGACGATGCGCTTTGTTCCAGTGAAGAGCGAGGAGCAACAGGGCGTGCTGATGCTGCATCGGGTCCGCGAGCTTTTGATCCGGCAGCGGACAATGCTGGTGAACGCCTTTCGCGGCCACTTGGCGGAGTTCGGCATCGTAACGCGACAGGGCCTTGCCGGCGTCGGAATGCTGATGGCGTTGGTCGACGACGATGATCACGATCTGATCCCGCCGCTTGCGCGGTCCGCGCTTCTTCCACTGATCGGGCAGTTGCGGGAGGTGCACGAGAAGGTCAGCGAGTTGGATCGCCAAATTCATGCTTGGCATCGCTCGAACGAACTGAGCCGCCGCCTTGAGGCGATCCCTGGAATTGGCCCGATCACTGCCAGCGCAATTGCCGCAACGGTGACCGACGCGTCGCTCTTCAAATCCGGCCGACAACTGGCGGCATGGATAGGCCTGGTGCCGCGGCAAAACTCATCGGGTGGCAAGGACCGCCTCGGAAGGATCAGCAAACAAGGCGACCCTTATCTCCGCCGGCTTCTCGTCGTCGGGGCGCACGCGGTCCTCCGCTTCAGCCGGAACGGCAAAACGGCGCCGACGCGTTGGGCTGCCGAGCTTCTGGCGAAGAAGCCGTACAACGTCGTCGCTGTTGCTTTGGCAAACAAGATGGCGCGGATCGTCTGGGCGTTGATGACGACGGGCAGGCGCTTTGAGGCGACCGCCGCCGTTTGA
- a CDS encoding IS701 family transposase has protein sequence MSVAGWSGSMLAWQRELDALKVRLGPVFGRRELRVSCGAFLDGLLSGAERKTGWLMAEQAGLDRPYRMQSLLGCSHWDADALRDAVRAYAMESLGDADGVLVVDETGFLKKGVHSVGVARQYSGTAGRIENCQVGVFLAYASRYGQTLIDRQLYLPKGWAEDEARRTSAHVPQSQTFATKPTIAAKLIADALDAGVPCAWVLADALYGSDSKLRRMLESRGQPYVLAVRSNHCLRFVREQCFEQTDPETMAAELEAEAWSSHPAGEGAKGLRLYDWARIPLSSRPDAQWERWLLIRRSRREPDARAYYFVFAPAGTELSELAGAAGLRWTVEECFQRAKDDLGLDHCEARSWHAWNRHMTLVMAAAAFLAKLGADLRRTAAGKPNETSPNPPIAA, from the coding sequence ATGTCGGTAGCGGGTTGGTCCGGGTCCATGCTGGCGTGGCAGCGTGAGCTCGATGCCTTGAAGGTGCGGTTGGGTCCGGTGTTTGGTCGCCGCGAATTGCGCGTATCGTGTGGTGCCTTTCTGGATGGGTTATTGTCGGGAGCAGAGCGCAAGACCGGCTGGTTGATGGCTGAACAGGCAGGACTGGATCGCCCTTATCGGATGCAGTCGCTGCTGGGGTGCAGCCATTGGGATGCTGACGCATTGCGCGATGCGGTGCGCGCTTATGCAATGGAGTCTCTAGGTGACGCGGACGGCGTTCTTGTGGTCGATGAGACCGGCTTCCTGAAGAAAGGCGTTCATTCGGTGGGTGTCGCGCGACAATATTCCGGCACGGCCGGCCGGATTGAGAACTGTCAGGTCGGTGTTTTCCTTGCCTATGCAAGCCGCTACGGTCAGACCCTGATCGATCGGCAGCTTTATCTGCCGAAGGGGTGGGCTGAAGATGAAGCGCGCCGTACTTCGGCTCACGTCCCCCAGTCCCAGACCTTCGCGACCAAACCGACCATCGCTGCCAAGCTCATAGCCGATGCGCTGGATGCCGGCGTGCCTTGTGCCTGGGTATTGGCCGATGCGCTCTATGGTTCGGATTCGAAGCTACGCCGGATGCTGGAAAGCCGTGGCCAGCCTTATGTTCTAGCAGTTCGCTCCAACCATTGCCTGCGCTTCGTGCGCGAGCAATGCTTCGAGCAAACTGATCCGGAGACGATGGCCGCGGAATTAGAGGCGGAGGCCTGGTCAAGTCATCCAGCAGGCGAAGGCGCCAAAGGCCTTCGGCTTTATGATTGGGCCCGTATTCCTCTCAGCTCTCGTCCTGATGCACAATGGGAGCGCTGGCTTCTGATCCGCCGCAGCCGACGCGAACCCGATGCGCGCGCCTATTATTTTGTCTTTGCGCCTGCCGGTACGGAACTGAGCGAGTTGGCTGGCGCTGCCGGGCTGCGTTGGACGGTAGAAGAATGCTTCCAGCGTGCGAAGGACGACCTCGGCCTGGATCATTGCGAGGCGCGATCCTGGCATGCCTGGAACCGGCACATGACGCTCGTCATGGCGGCCGCTGCATTCCTCGCCAAGCTCGGCGCCGACCTACGCCGTACCGCTGCTGGCAAACCGAACGAAACGAGTCCAAACCCGCCAATCGCCGCCTGA
- the rfaE1 gene encoding D-glycero-beta-D-manno-heptose-7-phosphate kinase, translating to MFDLSLFDDRKILIVGDIILDRYFLGTVERISPEAPVPVLHQKTSFNRAGGAGNVACNVASLGSRATIISVVGDDKEAGDLGSILATQGVRFRAVVDRERPTICKTRLMAGTHQLARVDNEKTDQVSVDIEREIMNAILAEMPDHSIVVISDYGKGLFSPALLSQLISMAKERGLPIIVDPKNIDFRVYKGASVITPNQKELSSATGMRCFTNAEAELAMRTAADRTGSAILLTRSERGMTLLDNNEYLHIPTQAIDVFDVSGAGDTVVATLAVGIAAGFSLPQAARLSNAAAGIAVSRVGTATVSQNDLQSTFFLPVQFPDENQTLIGLIKKRETWASKGLKVGFTNGCFDLVHPGHVALLEFARQKCDKLIVAINSDASVRRLKGTSRPLQNEMARRRVLLSLRSVSEVVIFGEDTPLDLIKQLMPDVLVKGEDYRGKLIVGADVVTANGGTVLLAPLVEGQSTTTLAARASGGLRQ from the coding sequence ATGTTTGATTTGTCTCTTTTTGACGATCGCAAAATTTTAATTGTAGGCGACATAATACTCGATCGTTATTTCTTGGGAACGGTAGAGCGGATTTCGCCAGAAGCCCCTGTTCCGGTCCTGCATCAAAAAACCAGTTTTAATAGAGCCGGAGGAGCTGGCAACGTCGCATGCAACGTGGCTAGCCTAGGCAGCCGCGCAACTATCATATCGGTTGTCGGAGATGACAAAGAAGCTGGTGATTTGGGTTCTATTTTGGCAACCCAGGGAGTACGGTTCCGCGCAGTTGTCGACAGGGAGAGGCCTACCATCTGCAAGACTCGCTTGATGGCCGGAACTCATCAACTTGCCAGGGTGGACAACGAAAAAACAGACCAAGTGTCCGTCGATATTGAACGCGAGATAATGAATGCGATTTTGGCTGAAATGCCAGACCATTCGATAGTTGTAATCTCCGACTATGGAAAAGGCTTGTTTTCGCCGGCGCTGCTATCACAGTTGATATCTATGGCCAAAGAGCGTGGCTTGCCCATTATTGTTGATCCAAAGAACATTGATTTCCGAGTTTATAAGGGCGCGAGCGTTATCACGCCGAACCAAAAGGAACTGTCGTCGGCCACCGGAATGCGGTGTTTCACAAACGCCGAGGCAGAGCTGGCAATGCGGACAGCGGCAGATCGCACTGGCTCGGCAATCCTGCTCACGCGGTCGGAGCGCGGTATGACCTTGCTCGACAATAATGAATATTTGCATATTCCGACACAAGCAATAGATGTCTTTGATGTTTCTGGAGCAGGCGATACCGTAGTCGCCACTCTTGCCGTTGGTATCGCTGCCGGGTTTTCACTACCGCAAGCCGCCAGACTTTCCAATGCCGCAGCTGGGATAGCAGTATCTCGCGTAGGTACTGCCACCGTCAGCCAAAACGATCTCCAAAGTACGTTTTTCTTACCTGTCCAATTTCCCGACGAAAATCAAACCCTCATCGGATTAATTAAAAAACGCGAAACGTGGGCCAGCAAGGGATTGAAAGTTGGCTTTACTAACGGCTGTTTTGATCTCGTTCATCCGGGGCACGTCGCGTTGTTAGAGTTTGCGCGCCAGAAATGTGATAAACTTATTGTTGCAATCAACTCTGACGCGTCGGTGCGTCGTCTAAAGGGGACGTCGCGCCCTTTGCAAAACGAGATGGCACGTCGCAGAGTATTGCTTTCGCTGCGTAGTGTTAGCGAGGTTGTGATATTTGGTGAAGACACTCCACTTGATTTGATCAAGCAGTTGATGCCAGACGTGTTGGTAAAAGGTGAAGACTACCGCGGAAAGCTTATCGTAGGCGCAGATGTTGTGACGGCGAACGGGGGGACTGTTCTCTTAGCCCCTCTTGTCGAGGGGCAATCAACGACAACGCTCGCCGCGAGAGCAAGTGGTGGTCTCCGTCAGTGA